A window of Dickeya zeae NCPPB 2538 contains these coding sequences:
- the vfmI gene encoding two-component system sensor histidine kinase VfmI yields the protein MSKLDSSFEPPHLLSFNVAAIAGLLGYFLLWLFPDQSVYLKVLTVFIIFLCLIYSSFTFSERLNGKIHVVSNLLEALEQENFSLRGVTKGNGGFDNLIRQINQLSGAMARSRQQQKETYYVLHKVISNINISVFALDAERRIIWCNDAAAALINKPLSLLVGQPAAEFGLEGLLQQPSDAEPVDWRFPGTRGMFQIRHDSFIEDGRQNHLLFISDVSKLLRNEEQKTWQNLLRVISHEINNSLTPIASISQTLLQVFRKDNSHPSAPDLVNGMEIINNRARELITFVGSYRQLNRLPPANKQPCDIAGLMMQMTMLFPQRKLVFAGEAPKQVMVDANQMQQMFINLLKNADEAMPPGQGEIVLRWKAVARQLHIEIIDQGKGVANIENLFVPFYTTKTHGSGIGLILCRQIVEGHDGHLTLENRKDAEGCVVNIFLPLG from the coding sequence ATGAGTAAACTCGACTCCTCTTTTGAGCCTCCTCACCTGTTGTCATTCAATGTCGCAGCGATTGCGGGTTTGCTGGGGTATTTTCTGCTATGGCTGTTCCCCGATCAGTCGGTATATCTTAAGGTACTGACGGTATTTATTATTTTTCTTTGCCTGATCTACAGTAGCTTTACGTTTTCCGAACGTCTGAATGGCAAAATTCATGTTGTGTCTAACCTGCTGGAAGCGCTGGAGCAGGAGAATTTCAGCCTGCGCGGTGTGACCAAGGGCAATGGGGGGTTTGATAATCTGATCCGCCAGATTAACCAGCTCTCTGGGGCAATGGCGCGCAGCCGTCAGCAGCAAAAAGAAACCTACTATGTGCTGCATAAGGTGATCTCCAATATCAACATCAGCGTCTTTGCGCTGGATGCTGAGCGTCGCATCATCTGGTGTAACGATGCGGCGGCGGCGTTGATCAACAAACCGTTATCATTACTGGTTGGGCAACCCGCGGCAGAATTTGGCCTGGAAGGGTTGTTGCAGCAACCATCCGATGCTGAGCCTGTTGACTGGCGTTTTCCCGGGACTCGCGGCATGTTCCAGATTCGCCACGATTCCTTTATTGAAGATGGCCGACAAAACCACCTGTTATTTATCAGTGACGTGAGCAAACTGCTGCGTAACGAAGAACAGAAAACCTGGCAGAACCTGCTGCGGGTGATTAGCCATGAGATTAATAACTCGCTGACGCCGATCGCCTCTATCAGCCAGACGTTGTTACAGGTATTCCGTAAGGATAACTCGCACCCATCAGCGCCGGATCTGGTCAATGGGATGGAGATCATCAACAATCGTGCCCGTGAATTGATCACGTTTGTTGGCAGCTATCGTCAGTTAAATCGCCTGCCGCCTGCGAATAAGCAGCCGTGTGATATCGCCGGGTTAATGATGCAAATGACGATGCTATTCCCGCAGCGTAAGCTGGTTTTTGCCGGTGAAGCACCGAAGCAGGTAATGGTTGATGCCAACCAAATGCAGCAGATGTTCATCAACCTGCTAAAAAATGCCGATGAGGCGATGCCGCCGGGGCAGGGAGAAATTGTACTGCGCTGGAAAGCCGTCGCCCGACAGTTGCACATCGAGATTATCGATCAGGGTAAAGGGGTCGCGAATATCGAAAACCTGTTCGTACCGTTTTATACCACCAAGACGCATGGCAGCGGCATTGGTCTGATTTTGTGTCGGCAGATTGTTGAAGGGCATGACGGACACCTGACGTTGGAGAACCGTAAGGATGCAGAAGGCTGTGTCGTCAATATCTTCCTGCCGTTGGGATGA
- the vfmH gene encoding two-component system response regulator VfmH: protein MADKQHILIVDDDAHILASLQMLLSMEGYQVTLCSAVEQVPVQLSQHDFDLILMDMNYQRDTTSGQEGLVLLDEIKRYDEYLPVVAMTGWGSVDIAVSAMRAGAVDFIQKPWDNERLLNVIRQQISFSLSQRSGKRLKEENKLLKLELEDNFNGEWVVESAPMKQLMRVVEQVAATETNILILGENGTGKSLLARVIHQLSSRRDENMVSVNMGCINENLFESEMFGHVKGAFTDARESRVGRFELADKGTLFLDEVGNLPLTQQSKLLRILEERSFERVGSSRTLKTNCRIIAATNADLGARVVEGTFRQDLYYRLNTIELRVPSLAERQQDIMPLALNFIDRYARKYNKPAPGLSSSGQAALYGYHWPGNIRELSHLLERAVLLCGSPRLNSDDIFPSLPTAPQKMVTAEPEFSSDATLADIEERLLCQRMAKFDGNAIKAARSLGLSRSAFYRRLEKYKINHE, encoded by the coding sequence ATGGCGGATAAGCAACATATCCTCATTGTTGATGACGACGCACATATTCTGGCCAGCTTGCAGATGTTACTGTCCATGGAAGGGTATCAGGTCACACTGTGTTCTGCCGTTGAGCAAGTGCCCGTTCAGCTATCCCAGCACGATTTCGATTTGATCCTGATGGATATGAACTATCAGCGAGATACCACTTCCGGGCAGGAAGGGCTGGTATTGCTCGACGAGATCAAACGGTATGACGAGTATCTGCCGGTTGTCGCGATGACGGGCTGGGGAAGTGTCGATATTGCCGTCAGCGCCATGCGGGCGGGTGCGGTTGATTTCATCCAGAAACCCTGGGACAACGAGCGGCTGTTGAATGTTATTCGCCAGCAAATCTCTTTTAGCCTCAGCCAGCGTTCTGGTAAGCGGCTGAAAGAAGAAAACAAACTGCTCAAGCTGGAGCTGGAAGACAATTTCAATGGCGAGTGGGTCGTGGAATCCGCGCCAATGAAGCAGTTAATGCGGGTGGTGGAGCAGGTGGCCGCAACCGAGACCAACATCCTGATTCTGGGTGAAAATGGTACAGGCAAAAGTCTGCTGGCCCGGGTGATTCATCAACTGTCTTCACGCCGTGACGAGAACATGGTGTCGGTGAACATGGGGTGTATCAACGAGAACCTGTTCGAAAGCGAGATGTTCGGCCATGTGAAAGGCGCGTTTACCGATGCGCGGGAAAGCCGTGTCGGGCGTTTCGAACTGGCGGATAAAGGGACACTGTTTCTGGATGAGGTAGGTAACCTGCCGCTGACCCAGCAAAGTAAGCTGTTGCGTATTCTTGAGGAGCGGAGCTTTGAACGGGTCGGGTCATCTCGCACACTGAAGACCAATTGCCGGATCATTGCCGCGACTAACGCCGACCTCGGTGCCAGAGTGGTTGAGGGCACGTTCCGACAGGATCTGTATTACCGTCTCAATACCATTGAGCTACGTGTGCCGTCACTGGCGGAACGGCAGCAAGACATCATGCCGCTGGCGTTGAACTTCATTGACCGATATGCCAGAAAATACAATAAGCCGGCGCCGGGACTCAGTTCGTCCGGACAGGCGGCATTATATGGATACCACTGGCCGGGAAATATCCGTGAACTGAGTCACTTGCTGGAACGGGCAGTACTGCTGTGCGGATCGCCACGGCTAAACAGTGACGATATTTTTCCGTCACTCCCCACTGCGCCGCAAAAAATGGTGACAGCGGAGCCGGAGTTCTCTTCCGATGCGACGCTGGCCGATATTGAAGAACGTCTGCTATGCCAGCGTATGGCGAAATTTGACGGCAATGCCATCAAGGCAGCCCGCTCGCTGGGGCTGAGTCGCAGTGCGTTCTACCGACGACTGGAAAAGTACAAAATTAACCATGAGTAA
- a CDS encoding ADOP family duplicated permease, which yields MNFWFDIRYALRLLLKSPGFSVLTITVMACGLGLALYMYSVINTIMYKTLPYPRGEGMVMVTPTMDGESLNDSGLNFLDYELIRQKATKLTDISYFYADYVDLKDEEKAVRYIAVYNTPDMFSYTGVTPFIGRAFTQDDMQSGAEPVAVISYQLWQSYFNSLSDILNQTVKVNGINTRVVGVMPKGFAFPFYHDLWLPSRLEPKLFPDREQAPEVFVYGRLPTGVKTAVARHELQGLMQQVAHQYPKAGKSISANVLSFQESFTGEETAQTFFVMLSAVGFILLLACFNVGNLLLARSNQRTREIAIRMALGSPTSRLVMQMLWESLIISSIAGVIGVLLASWGLDITNYIFPKFVPNKVPVWWHLSLDGDVILDAVVLILATALITSALPAWKIANGKFAYALRDGANSDQGRKIGRFSRSLVVIEVALSCSILCISVLLLFLVMRATKADYGVPLDHFLVSKIDVDQESYPDDDSRRKLYSSLIEQINAIPGVQATAITSSTPGQFTFPHQVVTESMEQEGQETLSYSLVNDVRVMPGSLATMGVTLLSGREFTRRDTDISPPVAVVSDSFIQKYWPHEKTVVGKRLRFRDGNDYRWFTVVGVVSHIIHGRPFSEFKTRPTVYRSLMQIQQVNPSLTIMLKAPQPQRFSKPLMTVLNSLGPVIDSAPPQTLSEQLTRNTIGVQFVTNLFLLFGAAAMVLAASGIYGVTQHAINQRTQEIGIRQALGATPTRLLRMLMFSGLRQLFAGLALGLPLAIFAAPKINRVYGDGGGNFMLLFGGVALFIVIIVALATWIPSRRVIMMKPGDAIRYE from the coding sequence ATGAATTTCTGGTTCGATATCCGTTACGCCCTGCGCCTGCTGCTTAAAAGCCCGGGATTTAGCGTGCTGACCATTACCGTGATGGCTTGCGGGTTGGGGCTGGCGCTCTATATGTATTCCGTCATCAACACCATCATGTACAAGACGCTGCCGTACCCTAGAGGGGAAGGTATGGTGATGGTGACGCCGACAATGGACGGTGAAAGCCTGAATGATTCGGGACTAAATTTTCTGGATTATGAACTTATTCGGCAAAAAGCGACGAAACTGACAGATATAAGCTACTTCTATGCGGATTATGTTGATCTCAAAGATGAGGAAAAGGCAGTTCGATATATTGCGGTGTATAACACACCGGATATGTTTAGTTATACCGGTGTCACCCCTTTTATTGGGCGAGCTTTCACCCAGGATGACATGCAATCTGGCGCCGAGCCGGTGGCGGTGATCAGCTACCAACTGTGGCAAAGTTACTTTAATAGCCTTAGCGATATTCTTAATCAGACCGTCAAAGTAAACGGTATCAATACCCGTGTAGTCGGTGTGATGCCCAAGGGATTTGCTTTTCCTTTCTATCATGATCTGTGGCTTCCTTCGCGCCTTGAGCCCAAGCTTTTTCCTGACCGGGAACAGGCACCGGAGGTATTTGTCTATGGACGACTACCAACAGGTGTCAAGACGGCGGTTGCCCGCCACGAACTGCAGGGACTAATGCAGCAGGTTGCTCACCAGTACCCTAAAGCTGGAAAGAGTATTTCCGCTAATGTGTTGTCTTTTCAGGAGAGTTTTACCGGGGAAGAGACCGCTCAAACTTTCTTTGTTATGTTGTCGGCTGTAGGTTTTATCTTGTTGCTCGCCTGTTTCAACGTTGGCAACCTGTTACTGGCGCGCTCAAACCAACGTACCCGAGAAATCGCTATTCGGATGGCGTTAGGTTCGCCAACGTCCCGGCTGGTGATGCAGATGCTGTGGGAGAGCTTGATTATCAGTTCCATCGCGGGCGTCATTGGTGTGCTGTTGGCTTCGTGGGGCCTGGATATTACCAATTATATTTTCCCTAAATTCGTACCGAATAAGGTGCCAGTGTGGTGGCATTTGTCACTGGATGGTGATGTCATTCTGGATGCTGTTGTTCTGATCTTGGCGACGGCGTTGATTACCAGCGCGTTACCCGCATGGAAAATTGCCAATGGTAAATTTGCCTATGCGTTGCGTGATGGTGCTAACAGTGATCAAGGACGGAAGATCGGGCGTTTTAGTCGGTCGTTGGTGGTCATTGAGGTAGCCCTGTCCTGTTCGATACTCTGTATCAGCGTATTACTGTTATTTCTGGTGATGCGTGCGACTAAAGCTGATTATGGTGTGCCGCTCGATCATTTTTTGGTCTCTAAAATCGATGTCGATCAGGAAAGTTATCCAGATGATGATAGCCGTCGGAAACTGTATTCCAGTTTGATCGAGCAGATTAATGCTATCCCGGGTGTACAAGCCACCGCTATTACATCCAGCACGCCAGGCCAATTCACTTTCCCTCATCAGGTAGTCACAGAAAGTATGGAACAAGAGGGGCAGGAAACCTTGTCCTATTCACTGGTGAATGATGTGCGCGTCATGCCCGGTAGCCTTGCCACCATGGGTGTAACATTGCTTAGTGGGCGTGAGTTTACTCGTCGTGATACTGATATTTCCCCTCCGGTTGCTGTTGTCAGTGATTCGTTTATCCAGAAATATTGGCCGCATGAAAAAACAGTGGTTGGGAAGCGGCTACGTTTTCGGGATGGTAATGATTACCGCTGGTTTACCGTCGTGGGGGTGGTTTCACATATTATTCATGGGCGACCGTTTAGCGAATTCAAAACGCGTCCGACGGTTTATCGTTCCCTGATGCAGATTCAGCAGGTCAATCCGTCGCTGACCATCATGCTTAAAGCTCCGCAACCTCAACGGTTTTCAAAGCCGTTAATGACGGTACTTAATTCTTTAGGCCCGGTAATAGACAGTGCCCCGCCGCAGACGCTGAGTGAACAACTAACACGTAATACGATAGGTGTGCAGTTTGTCACCAATTTGTTCCTGTTGTTTGGTGCCGCGGCTATGGTGCTTGCAGCCAGTGGTATTTATGGTGTGACGCAGCATGCTATAAACCAGCGTACCCAAGAAATCGGTATCCGCCAGGCGTTAGGGGCGACCCCAACTCGATTACTTCGCATGCTTATGTTTTCCGGACTTCGGCAGTTATTTGCCGGTCTTGCCCTTGGACTACCATTGGCGATATTTGCCGCGCCTAAAATTAACCGAGTGTATGGCGATGGTGGCGGTAACTTCATGCTGCTGTTTGGCGGTGTGGCCTTGTTTATCGTAATTATCGTCGCACTGGCCACCTGGATCCCATCCCGACGTGTCATCATGATGAAACCGGGTGATGCGATACGCTATGAATAA